From a region of the Emcibacteraceae bacterium genome:
- a CDS encoding PAS-domain containing protein, producing the protein MISTLQVLVIAFSYVCLLFFIAYYSDKHKPKYISSRRKALVYSFSLAIYCTSWTFYGAVGSASETGWGYLPIYLGPILMYTVGWSLIKRFVEIAHQQNATSISDFIASRYDKSQTIASLVTIIAVMATIPYIALQLKAITLGIQAFDVEKAILYDQYSNAFYITAILIIYSILFGTRNISVTEHQYGMMNAIAFESIVKLVAFSAIGFFALYKIFDGPADLYNTISTTPRLQRLFLSSIDIENFITQTVLAAGAIFCLPRQFHVSVVEYHQKKDLKYARVIFPIYLILFSLFIIPIVNAGYQVFGNTVVNTDFYVLFLPISQDQHWLAVLSFIGGLSAATAMVIVATVTLSTMVSNDLILPSLLRISSKKMRDGSDLDIWILTIRRVSIALLLLAAYVFYRYIDTTQSLASFGLVSFSAVIQFAPALILGMFWLRANKNGALAGLIAGTSCWLYFIWPALLGESPLSPGLYLNGQSLLTEAVLFSLLANILAIIFVSINTSQTLTEKIQSFIYVEQNPESLQDAGKSTLKHEIRVRDLKSMAGIVIGKKKANALFANYSPPLTDENQIVDQKLIDFTENMLSGVIGAPSARELLRSVLKEKGIEQDNIFSLLSTTSLALRFNRKLLDVTMDNITQGINVIDNDNKLVGWNKSYVILMDYPEELLKIGMPIEEIVRFNVARGYFKGSNGEEYVKEHLRHLNSGMSFQFERTGKDGRVIEIKGSPLPDGGCVTTYTDISKYKNIEAELRYKEQQIALYTDNVPAALAYIDIFQIVRFSNKYFARTINMDAEEIIGKHLKDIISKEIIEQIKGQLKSAFSGLKQQFESSMKKDDGEIEYFNNTFIPDFSADGSVSGVYFISHDISHLRQAQQALKEININLENRVLSRTEELNNTVLALEQAKTVAEKADQSKTRFMAAASHDLMQPFNAARLFCEILNTESRSMSEYQRELIQKTDQSLNLAGNIIQSLVEFIKLDSGNVMPQKKSFPLQDLLNALEDQFSDFAKQKSMKFKVLGSSHIIYSDPKLLYRILQNLVSNAMRYTYSGGILVTNRVRGDKILISVWDTGIGIEENLQQEIFEEFRRFHNSDVASGDTGLGLGLSISQRTAEMLGHSLAVRSVPGRGSVFHVMVDKSAEIENELPFIMERKKVNGTQFKNAKVLCVDNNVQTLDAMAELMNSWKYDVHTASGIKEIDAMVGTGFKPDILIVDYQLDDGRTGAEFIDVYYKKSKTRIPALFVTANYSDEVKANIMSLGHSLLYKPVKPAELKATVGKILESRKHILN; encoded by the coding sequence ATGATTTCCACACTCCAGGTACTGGTTATTGCCTTTTCTTATGTTTGCCTGTTGTTTTTTATTGCTTATTACAGTGACAAGCATAAGCCTAAATATATATCCAGTCGAAGAAAAGCCTTGGTATACAGCTTTTCACTGGCAATTTATTGTACTTCCTGGACTTTTTATGGGGCTGTCGGCAGCGCATCTGAAACAGGATGGGGGTATTTGCCAATCTATCTGGGACCGATCCTGATGTATACTGTTGGCTGGTCACTTATTAAAAGATTTGTAGAGATAGCTCATCAGCAGAATGCAACGTCCATTTCCGATTTTATTGCGTCCCGATATGATAAGTCACAGACGATCGCTTCTCTGGTTACAATTATTGCCGTTATGGCAACGATTCCCTATATTGCATTGCAGCTTAAGGCTATTACCTTGGGGATACAGGCGTTTGATGTCGAAAAGGCAATACTTTATGACCAATATAGTAATGCTTTTTACATTACGGCTATTCTGATCATTTATTCTATTTTGTTTGGGACACGCAATATTTCTGTTACTGAACATCAGTATGGCATGATGAATGCAATTGCCTTTGAATCGATCGTTAAATTGGTTGCGTTTTCGGCAATTGGATTTTTCGCCCTTTATAAAATTTTTGATGGTCCGGCTGACCTTTATAATACAATTTCAACAACACCCCGGTTGCAGCGTCTGTTTCTTTCCTCAATTGATATAGAAAATTTTATAACACAAACTGTACTTGCCGCAGGAGCAATCTTCTGTTTACCAAGGCAATTTCACGTTTCCGTAGTTGAATATCATCAGAAGAAAGATTTGAAATATGCGAGGGTTATATTTCCCATATACCTGATCCTGTTTTCCCTTTTTATCATTCCGATCGTCAATGCCGGATATCAGGTCTTTGGAAACACAGTTGTCAATACAGATTTTTATGTTTTGTTTCTCCCCATATCACAGGATCAGCACTGGCTGGCTGTGTTATCCTTTATCGGCGGTTTGTCGGCGGCAACTGCAATGGTTATTGTGGCGACGGTTACATTAAGCACTATGGTCAGTAACGATTTGATTTTGCCAAGCCTGTTAAGGATTTCAAGCAAGAAAATGAGGGATGGCAGCGATCTTGATATCTGGATTTTGACGATCCGGCGGGTTTCTATTGCCCTGTTGCTTTTGGCTGCTTATGTATTTTACCGTTATATTGATACTACTCAGTCATTGGCCTCATTCGGACTTGTTTCATTTTCAGCTGTTATTCAGTTTGCTCCGGCGCTTATTCTCGGGATGTTCTGGCTCAGGGCGAATAAAAATGGTGCCTTGGCAGGTCTTATTGCGGGCACCTCCTGCTGGCTTTATTTCATCTGGCCGGCGCTACTCGGTGAATCGCCTTTGTCACCGGGCCTTTATCTTAACGGTCAGTCTCTTCTGACTGAAGCCGTTTTGTTTTCGCTTCTGGCCAATATTTTGGCCATCATCTTTGTATCGATAAATACGTCACAGACTTTGACGGAGAAAATACAGTCTTTCATTTATGTGGAACAAAATCCGGAATCCCTTCAGGATGCCGGAAAATCAACGTTAAAACATGAGATTAGGGTACGTGACTTAAAATCAATGGCTGGTATTGTGATTGGCAAAAAGAAAGCCAATGCATTATTTGCAAATTATTCTCCACCACTGACAGATGAAAATCAGATTGTTGATCAGAAACTGATCGATTTTACTGAAAATATGCTTTCCGGCGTGATCGGGGCACCTTCTGCGAGAGAGCTGCTTCGTTCTGTCTTAAAGGAAAAAGGTATTGAGCAGGATAATATCTTCAGCCTTCTTAGTACGACATCGCTCGCTTTGAGGTTTAACCGAAAACTTCTTGATGTGACCATGGATAATATCACCCAGGGTATTAATGTGATTGATAATGATAATAAACTGGTCGGCTGGAATAAAAGTTACGTAATTTTGATGGATTATCCTGAAGAATTGTTAAAGATCGGTATGCCGATTGAGGAAATAGTACGATTTAATGTTGCAAGGGGATATTTCAAAGGCAGCAATGGCGAAGAATATGTCAAAGAACATTTAAGACATCTGAATAGTGGTATGAGCTTCCAGTTTGAACGCACCGGTAAAGATGGGCGCGTTATTGAAATTAAAGGAAGTCCACTTCCTGATGGTGGCTGTGTAACCACATATACGGATATTTCAAAATATAAGAATATTGAGGCAGAGCTTAGATATAAAGAACAGCAAATTGCCTTATATACGGATAATGTTCCTGCGGCATTGGCCTATATAGATATTTTTCAGATTGTCCGCTTTTCAAATAAATATTTTGCCAGAACCATAAATATGGATGCAGAGGAAATCATCGGAAAACATTTGAAGGATATTATATCAAAAGAAATAATTGAACAGATTAAGGGACAATTGAAGAGTGCGTTTTCAGGATTGAAACAGCAATTTGAATCTTCCATGAAAAAGGATGATGGAGAAATTGAATATTTCAACAACACTTTTATTCCCGATTTTTCTGCAGATGGAAGTGTGAGCGGCGTATATTTTATTTCACATGATATTTCACATCTCAGGCAAGCCCAGCAGGCACTGAAAGAAATTAATATCAATCTTGAAAACAGGGTGCTTTCCAGAACGGAAGAACTGAATAATACTGTATTGGCACTTGAGCAAGCAAAGACTGTTGCAGAAAAAGCGGATCAGAGTAAGACCAGATTTATGGCAGCTGCCAGTCATGATCTAATGCAGCCCTTTAATGCGGCAAGACTTTTTTGTGAAATTTTAAATACTGAATCAAGATCAATGAGTGAATATCAGCGAGAACTTATTCAGAAAACAGACCAAAGCCTCAATCTTGCCGGTAATATTATTCAGTCACTTGTAGAATTTATTAAGCTGGACAGCGGTAATGTGATGCCGCAGAAGAAATCATTTCCGCTACAGGATCTGCTAAATGCGCTGGAAGATCAGTTTTCAGATTTTGCCAAGCAAAAATCTATGAAATTCAAGGTTCTTGGCAGCTCTCATATTATTTATAGTGATCCCAAGCTGCTTTACCGGATCCTTCAAAATCTGGTCAGTAATGCCATGCGTTATACCTATTCAGGCGGTATTTTGGTCACAAACAGAGTGAGGGGGGATAAAATTCTCATCTCTGTCTGGGATACAGGAATTGGAATTGAAGAAAACCTGCAACAGGAAATTTTTGAAGAATTCAGACGGTTTCACAATTCCGACGTGGCATCCGGGGATACAGGACTAGGACTTGGCTTATCAATAAGTCAGCGAACAGCGGAAATGCTGGGGCATTCGCTAGCCGTTAGATCAGTTCCGGGACGGGGCAGCGTGTTTCATGTTATGGTCGATAAATCGGCAGAAATTGAAAATGAATTACCTTTTATTATGGAAAGGAAAAAAGTCAACGGCACTCAATTTAAAAATGCCAAGGTTCTTTGCGTTGATAATAATGTACAGACACTTGATGCAATGGCTGAATTAATGAACAGCTGGAAATATGATGTTCATACAGCGAGCGGAATAAAGGAAATTGATGCAATGGTTGGAACAGGGTTTAAGCCTGATATTTTAATTGTCGACTACCAACTGGATGATGGACGGACCGGTGCCGAATTTATTGATGTGTATTATAAAAAGTCTAAAACCCGTATTCCGGCATTATTTGTAACGGCAAATTATTCCGATGAAGTAAAAGCAAATATAATGTCCCTGGGGCATAGTCTTCTCTATAAACCCGTGAAACCAGCGGAATTAAAAGCGACTGTTGGCAAGATACTCGAAAGCAGGAAACATATTCTCAATTAA
- a CDS encoding response regulator transcription factor: MSQNIIIADDHPIFRSAIIQALKVHLPEIEPFEAANLKELDQILSANTNVNLLILDLHMPGVNGFEGLAYIAKNYKDVPIIMISADEEPSIASLSKRHGAKGFIPKSAKIPQINEAVSNVLAGKEYFPDISEADGLHTASISEADELVEKVSRLTSRQIEVFNLLAKGLLNKQIAFQMDVTEATIKAHLTAIMRKLEVRNRTEVVLIANKISINQYSN, encoded by the coding sequence ATGTCACAAAATATAATCATCGCCGATGATCATCCCATATTCAGGAGTGCGATCATTCAGGCACTTAAAGTTCATTTACCCGAAATTGAACCATTCGAAGCCGCAAATCTGAAAGAGCTTGATCAGATATTATCGGCAAATACCAATGTTAACCTGCTTATCCTTGACCTGCACATGCCGGGAGTAAACGGGTTTGAGGGACTAGCCTATATTGCCAAAAATTATAAAGATGTGCCGATCATAATGATTTCCGCTGATGAAGAACCCTCCATTGCCTCGCTGTCAAAGCGTCATGGCGCAAAAGGATTTATTCCAAAATCGGCTAAAATTCCACAAATTAATGAGGCCGTTTCGAACGTTTTGGCAGGCAAGGAATATTTTCCTGATATTTCGGAAGCGGATGGATTGCACACTGCCAGCATTAGTGAAGCAGATGAACTCGTTGAAAAGGTTTCCCGTCTCACCAGCCGACAAATTGAGGTTTTCAATCTGCTCGCAAAGGGACTTTTAAATAAACAGATTGCCTTCCAAATGGACGTTACCGAAGCCACGATCAAGGCACACTTAACCGCAATTATGAGAAAACTGGAAGTCAGAAACCGAACCGAAGTCGTGCTGATTGCCAATAAAATTAGCATTAATCAGTATAGCAATTAA
- a CDS encoding potassium/proton antiporter codes for MQFSLFIISFSTLIGFLLLPLAKRLGAPVLLVLLGLGMLLGEEGIGQIPFDNFHLAYDIGSVALAIILFAGGLETDRNVFKKAGAAAISLATLGVLVTALVVGIAAHFLIGLSLLMAFLFGAVIASTDAAATFMLLQKSGLSLNEKVKQTLLLESGLNDPAAIFLTIVLTSLIGGSSQLEINAALQFLILISQQFGLGLVGGYLGGYIIVFLINKIELPSGTYPAVSMAGAIAVFSGIATLGGSGFLAVYLVGIILRNKSNHPLDRIINFSEGLQWVSQILLFVMLGILVTPSELGRDIWQAIFIACVLIFIARPLAVFSSLVFTRFSINEKLFLSWVGLRGAVPILLAMYPVIAPGPVSTDFFNIVFVVVTSSLILQSWTIEPLGKILGLNKSDL; via the coding sequence ATGCAATTTTCTCTTTTTATAATTAGCTTTTCAACCCTGATCGGCTTTTTGCTACTGCCTCTGGCTAAGCGTCTTGGGGCACCAGTTTTGCTTGTCCTTCTTGGTCTTGGCATGCTGTTGGGAGAAGAGGGGATAGGACAAATCCCTTTTGATAATTTCCATCTTGCCTATGATATTGGGAGTGTGGCGCTCGCGATTATTTTGTTTGCAGGGGGGCTTGAAACAGACAGGAATGTTTTTAAAAAGGCTGGAGCTGCAGCAATATCCCTTGCAACATTAGGGGTGCTTGTTACGGCCCTTGTTGTTGGTATAGCGGCACATTTTTTAATTGGGTTATCACTGCTTATGGCATTTTTGTTTGGCGCTGTCATTGCTTCAACCGATGCGGCAGCAACATTTATGCTTCTGCAAAAAAGTGGTTTGTCTTTAAATGAGAAAGTAAAACAGACTTTATTGTTAGAATCCGGTCTTAATGACCCGGCTGCAATTTTTCTGACTATTGTCCTTACGTCGCTTATTGGCGGCAGCAGTCAGCTTGAAATAAATGCCGCACTACAGTTTTTAATTCTTATCTCTCAACAATTCGGGCTTGGATTGGTCGGCGGATATTTGGGGGGGTATATTATTGTTTTTCTGATCAACAAAATTGAACTTCCGTCAGGAACTTATCCAGCGGTTTCCATGGCCGGGGCCATAGCTGTTTTTTCTGGGATTGCGACCTTAGGCGGAAGTGGGTTTCTGGCGGTTTATCTGGTTGGTATTATTTTAAGAAACAAATCAAATCATCCTCTTGACCGGATTATTAATTTTAGTGAGGGACTTCAATGGGTCAGCCAGATTTTATTGTTTGTAATGCTCGGAATTTTGGTCACACCAAGTGAACTAGGACGTGATATTTGGCAGGCCATTTTTATCGCATGCGTATTGATTTTTATCGCAAGGCCGCTAGCCGTCTTTTCAAGTTTGGTCTTTACAAGATTTTCAATAAACGAAAAATTGTTCTTAAGTTGGGTAGGGCTCAGGGGGGCGGTTCCTATTTTGCTTGCAATGTATCCGGTTATTGCACCGGGGCCGGTTTCAACCGATTTTTTTAATATTGTCTTTGTCGTTGTGACATCCTCACTGATCTTGCAAAGCTGGACAATTGAACCTTTAGGGAAAATATTGGGATTAAATAAGTCCGACCTTTAA
- the yacG gene encoding DNA gyrase inhibitor YacG, which yields MKAANNNDKCPICNGAATKKYYPFCSARCSEIDLGRWFNESYVIAGEKTSQGQSEDDEFDQ from the coding sequence ATGAAAGCGGCTAATAATAACGACAAATGCCCGATCTGTAACGGAGCCGCAACAAAAAAATATTATCCTTTTTGCAGTGCCCGATGCAGTGAAATTGACCTGGGTCGCTGGTTTAATGAAAGCTATGTGATCGCCGGTGAAAAAACATCACAGGGTCAAAGTGAAGACGACGAATTTGACCAGTAA
- a CDS encoding HD domain-containing protein, producing the protein MSENRLVYIIRKENEHISDSQKLVTNLVLRHQDIKEIDFKQAIELDFSESIMLIVDVELDDYQTIMSLKNILSKPRENNIPLFFIIGTMNRKEIIQAHTLGATEFISHPVNEKEFTKKLKNIANKSIENSWKSLSKTSEAALKVSLKIFEDTFSGAGQGRKLSDKVLGESCELIIEATEKGELSSMLTAIRTHHNYTYRHSMMVSGYLTAFGLLFGIRNFDLRNLTSCGLVHDIGKALISQEILNKPGPLTEDEWTEMKLHPSHSRQVLSDGKFHPDIIDGAVHHHERIDGTGYPDRLIGSEVSDMARMVAIADVFSGLTEKRSYKPSMSNLKAYEIMQTMEGHLDLHLLNAFKPIALG; encoded by the coding sequence ATGTCAGAAAATCGGCTGGTTTATATAATACGAAAAGAAAATGAGCATATATCTGATAGTCAAAAGCTTGTTACAAATTTAGTCTTGCGTCATCAGGACATTAAAGAAATAGATTTTAAACAAGCCATTGAGCTAGATTTTTCTGAATCGATTATGCTTATTGTAGATGTCGAACTTGACGACTATCAAACAATAATGTCTCTGAAAAATATTTTAAGCAAACCCAGAGAAAATAATATTCCTTTATTTTTTATAATAGGAACGATGAACCGAAAGGAGATTATTCAGGCACATACTCTTGGGGCAACAGAATTTATTTCTCATCCCGTTAATGAAAAGGAATTTACAAAAAAACTTAAGAATATTGCCAATAAAAGCATTGAAAATTCCTGGAAAAGTTTAAGCAAGACATCAGAAGCAGCTCTAAAGGTAAGTCTCAAAATATTTGAAGATACATTTTCCGGCGCCGGTCAAGGCAGAAAACTGTCAGATAAGGTTCTGGGGGAAAGCTGTGAACTGATTATTGAAGCTACTGAGAAAGGGGAACTTTCTTCGATGCTGACGGCGATAAGAACGCACCATAATTATACTTATCGACATTCGATGATGGTGAGCGGTTATCTGACGGCATTTGGATTATTATTTGGGATCAGGAATTTTGACCTGAGGAACTTAACGTCTTGTGGTCTGGTCCATGACATTGGCAAGGCATTAATTTCACAAGAAATACTAAATAAACCAGGCCCCCTTACGGAAGATGAATGGACCGAAATGAAGCTGCACCCGTCTCATTCCCGGCAGGTATTAAGTGATGGGAAATTCCATCCCGATATTATTGATGGTGCCGTACATCACCACGAAAGGATTGACGGTACTGGCTACCCAGATCGTCTGATCGGTTCCGAGGTAAGTGATATGGCCAGAATGGTAGCTATTGCTGATGTGTTTTCAGGACTCACGGAGAAAAGATCTTATAAACCGAGCATGAGTAACCTTAAAGCCTATGAGATCATGCAGACAATGGAAGGCCATCTGGACTTGCATTTGTTAAATGCCTTTAAGCCGATTGCACTTGGATAG
- a CDS encoding SCO family protein — MTNQQFLAHNAKRILLILVLLLVAIGLWSVYLLKDRTPTAAENSRALIGGPFSLTNHLNEPVTEKDFLGKYMLIYFGYTYCPDICPTDLQIMADALNMLDPDILNQITPVFVSVDPERDTPEVMAEYIKFFHKNLIGLTGTVEQVEAIKSAYKVYAAKSDNNPGYLVDHTAYTYFMDKNGKLLKHFNHAEAPEKMATEITSLVD; from the coding sequence ATGACCAACCAACAATTCCTCGCTCATAATGCCAAGCGTATATTGCTCATTCTTGTTTTATTGCTTGTCGCAATTGGCCTTTGGTCCGTTTATCTTTTAAAAGATAGAACACCAACAGCAGCGGAAAATAGCCGAGCCTTGATTGGCGGGCCGTTCAGCTTAACCAATCATCTGAATGAGCCTGTGACTGAAAAGGATTTCCTGGGCAAATATATGCTTATTTACTTTGGATATACATATTGTCCTGATATCTGCCCCACAGATTTACAGATAATGGCGGATGCATTGAATATGCTGGACCCGGATATTTTAAATCAGATCACCCCTGTTTTTGTCAGTGTTGACCCGGAAAGAGATACACCCGAAGTTATGGCAGAATATATAAAGTTTTTTCATAAAAATCTTATTGGTCTGACCGGAACAGTTGAACAGGTGGAAGCCATAAAATCGGCATATAAAGTCTATGCGGCAAAAAGTGATAATAATCCAGGTTATCTGGTTGATCATACGGCATATACTTATTTTATGGATAAGAACGGCAAATTATTGAAGCATTTCAATCATGCGGAAGCACCGGAAAAAATGGCCACTGAAATAACGTCGCTGGTAGATTAG
- a CDS encoding copper chaperone PCu(A)C, whose product MKKIILALMIFASFQSVSFAQENTIVISNEWARPILVAGRPGGAYFKIENNGDEADRLVSVTSTISPRLEIHEHTMKDGVMKMSQVEFIEVGPEETVELKPGGYHIMIFDTATQYKEGDQIDLTLHFEKAGAITKTVNVTSTAPNS is encoded by the coding sequence ATGAAAAAAATTATATTAGCCTTAATGATCTTTGCATCATTTCAATCCGTTTCATTTGCCCAGGAAAACACTATTGTCATTTCCAATGAATGGGCACGACCGATCCTTGTTGCCGGGCGGCCTGGTGGTGCATATTTTAAAATTGAAAATAATGGGGACGAAGCTGACAGGTTGGTCAGTGTTACTTCAACAATTTCGCCAAGACTTGAAATACATGAACATACAATGAAAGACGGTGTCATGAAAATGAGCCAGGTTGAATTTATTGAAGTTGGGCCCGAAGAAACGGTTGAATTAAAGCCGGGCGGTTATCATATCATGATTTTTGATACGGCCACTCAATATAAAGAAGGGGATCAGATTGATCTTACCCTTCATTTTGAAAAAGCAGGTGCCATAACAAAAACTGTAAATGTCACCAGCACAGCTCCAAATTCTTAA
- a CDS encoding ribonuclease E/G — translation MNGNSKILINSSIGETRMAQIENGHVTDLRLYRDHDPSYIGAIYLGRVISLSKELQAAFIELAKGFTGFLPLKNLPKRQGKKPNDLTTLLHEGQRIIVQVTADAIKDKLVKLTGRIELISTAIVLHPFRGGAYVSSRIKDPDKREELKEFGEQMDLGEIGLTFRTDAQTIPLKELAATAQKMMDHWAHISKDIEKIKCPSLLSQGPDPIEQIMRDYLKNDIDEIIIDQAAAFKQAKLWAQNFAPDMADRLAIHQEKTPLFSQYEVDDVIEQICSEKIPLKSGAWITIEATEAMTVIDVNTGAAQFSSDPQMQIFSINSEATREIFRQLKLRGIGGIIIIDFINMENKGQVKSLLNFIDDLMLKDPEPVQRGNISPLGLLALTRKSSRKNLHDLLIRKNVSVKNTESVCLDILRRAETDALSNPGLPLVIKVNKNEKKWFEDHSIVFDQFLMRTGSKLSMEMK, via the coding sequence CATGTAACGGACCTAAGGCTTTACCGTGACCATGACCCATCCTATATCGGGGCAATATATCTCGGTCGTGTCATTAGTCTTTCTAAAGAACTTCAGGCAGCTTTTATCGAACTGGCCAAGGGCTTTACCGGTTTTTTACCGTTAAAAAACCTGCCTAAAAGGCAGGGGAAAAAACCAAATGATCTCACCACCCTGCTGCATGAAGGCCAGCGAATAATTGTTCAGGTCACGGCTGATGCAATAAAGGATAAGCTGGTTAAGCTGACCGGGCGGATTGAACTGATTTCGACCGCCATTGTCCTTCATCCTTTTCGTGGCGGTGCTTACGTTTCAAGCCGGATAAAAGACCCGGACAAGCGCGAAGAATTAAAGGAGTTTGGCGAACAAATGGATCTGGGCGAGATCGGCCTTACATTCAGAACAGATGCACAGACTATTCCGCTTAAAGAACTTGCCGCCACCGCACAGAAAATGATGGACCACTGGGCACATATTTCAAAGGATATCGAAAAAATAAAATGTCCGTCACTGCTGTCGCAGGGCCCCGACCCAATTGAGCAGATAATGCGGGATTATTTAAAAAATGATATTGATGAAATTATTATAGATCAGGCTGCCGCCTTTAAACAGGCTAAGCTATGGGCTCAGAACTTTGCCCCTGATATGGCAGACCGGCTTGCCATACATCAGGAAAAAACGCCCCTTTTCAGTCAGTATGAAGTCGACGACGTTATCGAACAGATTTGTTCTGAAAAAATACCGCTTAAATCCGGGGCATGGATTACCATTGAAGCAACAGAAGCCATGACCGTTATTGATGTTAATACAGGTGCAGCACAATTTTCCAGTGATCCGCAAATGCAGATATTCAGCATTAACAGCGAGGCAACACGGGAAATTTTCCGCCAGTTAAAACTCAGAGGTATCGGCGGCATCATCATCATTGATTTCATTAATATGGAAAATAAGGGTCAGGTAAAAAGCCTTCTTAATTTTATTGATGATCTGATGTTAAAAGATCCGGAGCCGGTACAGCGCGGCAATATTTCCCCACTGGGGCTTCTGGCTCTAACCCGAAAATCCAGCCGCAAAAATTTACATGATCTGTTAATCCGAAAAAATGTCAGCGTAAAGAATACCGAAAGTGTCTGCCTTGATATTTTACGCCGGGCCGAAACCGATGCCCTCAGCAATCCCGGCTTGCCATTGGTTATAAAGGTCAATAAAAATGAAAAAAAATGGTTCGAGGATCACAGCATCGTTTTTGATCAGTTTTTGATGAGAACCGGATCAAAATTATCCATGGAGATGAAATGA